In Acidobacteriota bacterium, a single window of DNA contains:
- a CDS encoding glycosyltransferase family 39 protein yields the protein MSRHVLILGLVCFLTFFAGLGRGAIGDSDEAFYAEASREMVTSGDWLTPFYNYEVRFQKPILFYWLVTTAYKAAGVGEAAARFPSALAGLGLAILTYLVGRRWFDAGTGFFAATVVATSFGYFSIGRLSLPDLPLAFFIAAATWGLIEAIGSPIASTESTRARRRLWLVFAGVMMGLGLLAKGPVGVALPVIAALPVWWKERRALPGEQGAHLPGLLDILLVGGIVLAVAAPWFIAMADHHGLAYMHRFFIGENLERFATDRYNEPRPIWFYVPIVLGGLMPWSPFILLWLPTWRRVFRRERLVTRAEWRAIIWAAVPFIFYSVSIGKQPRYILPMLPPMALLLARSVIARLPDDGPLTTTRTGRQTALAWCGTLCAVLFFILGLLLHRARPLLFVLTPSLALVCTSIITTSAISVLVASWSRRRWALPVTMAMASIATLLSLHYSVASAADLEPVQVMARKYNVVYQGHEPSATYRVFVRNLIFYTGVKQTDLVQPEQVVEFLRQPQRVLCVITRDDLDLLTAEYGLHTRMLAEVQYFNPAGVRLRTLLWPDPSRDVETVLLVTNQ from the coding sequence GTGTCGCGGCATGTCCTCATACTCGGCCTGGTCTGCTTCCTGACGTTCTTCGCGGGCCTGGGACGCGGCGCGATCGGCGATTCCGACGAAGCGTTCTACGCCGAAGCGTCGCGCGAGATGGTGACATCGGGCGACTGGCTGACGCCCTTCTACAACTACGAAGTTCGTTTCCAGAAGCCCATCCTCTTCTACTGGCTCGTCACCACGGCGTACAAGGCTGCGGGCGTCGGTGAAGCGGCCGCGCGCTTCCCTTCCGCGCTGGCGGGTCTCGGGCTCGCGATTCTCACCTACCTCGTCGGTCGTCGCTGGTTCGACGCCGGGACCGGATTCTTCGCCGCGACCGTCGTCGCGACGAGTTTCGGGTACTTCTCCATCGGGCGTCTCTCGCTGCCCGATCTGCCGCTGGCGTTCTTCATCGCCGCGGCCACGTGGGGTCTCATCGAGGCGATCGGATCGCCCATCGCGTCCACGGAATCCACGCGGGCCCGGCGACGACTGTGGCTGGTCTTCGCCGGCGTCATGATGGGGCTCGGCCTGCTCGCGAAGGGGCCCGTGGGGGTGGCACTGCCGGTGATTGCCGCGCTGCCCGTGTGGTGGAAGGAGCGTCGCGCACTCCCCGGCGAACAGGGCGCTCACCTGCCCGGTCTTCTCGACATCCTGCTCGTCGGCGGCATCGTGCTGGCGGTGGCCGCGCCGTGGTTCATCGCCATGGCGGATCATCACGGCCTCGCGTACATGCACCGGTTCTTCATCGGCGAGAACCTCGAGCGCTTCGCCACCGACCGCTACAACGAGCCGCGGCCGATCTGGTTCTACGTGCCGATCGTGCTTGGCGGCCTGATGCCGTGGTCGCCGTTCATCCTGCTGTGGCTGCCGACGTGGCGGCGCGTGTTTCGCCGCGAGCGCCTCGTCACGCGTGCCGAGTGGCGCGCCATCATCTGGGCGGCGGTGCCGTTCATCTTCTACTCGGTGTCGATCGGCAAGCAGCCCCGGTACATCCTGCCGATGCTGCCGCCGATGGCGCTCCTGCTGGCGAGAAGCGTTATCGCACGCTTACCCGATGACGGGCCCCTCACGACGACGCGTACCGGCCGCCAGACCGCCCTGGCGTGGTGCGGCACGTTGTGCGCCGTGCTGTTCTTCATCCTCGGCCTGCTCCTGCACCGCGCGCGGCCGCTGCTCTTCGTCCTCACGCCGTCGCTCGCGCTCGTGTGCACGAGCATCATCACGACGAGCGCGATTTCGGTGCTCGTCGCGAGCTGGAGCCGTCGCCGCTGGGCCCTGCCCGTGACGATGGCCATGGCGTCGATCGCCACGTTGCTGTCGCTGCACTACTCGGTGGCGTCGGCGGCCGATCTCGAACCCGTGCAGGTGATGGCGCGCAAGTACAACGTCGTCTACCAGGGGCACGAGCCGTCTGCCACCTACCGAGTCTTCGTCCGCAACCTGATCTTCTACACGGGCGTGAAGCAGACCGATCTGGTGCAGCCCGAGCAGGTCGTCGAGTTCCTGCGTCAGCCGCAGCGCGTGCTGTGCGTGATCACGCGCGACGATCTGGATCTCCTCACCGCGGAATACGGCCTGCACACACGCATGCTGGCCGAGGTGCAGTACTTCAATCCCGCCGGCGTCCGCCTGCGCACTCTCCTCTGGCCCGACCCGTCACGCGACGTCGAGACGGTGCTGCTCGTCACCAATCAGTAG